One Bacillota bacterium genomic window, GGGATCATCGAGACCCGTGCACAGGCAGTGTTAGCCCGTGCCCTGGCGATGCTCGAGAAGGTTCGCGAGATTGGGCTCATGGGTGCCATCGCAGCCGGGATGTTTGCCGGTATCTCCCGTGCTCCTGACGGTGGGCGGGGGGTGGACGGAGTGGTGGAGCGATCCCCTCGTTACTGGAACCCATTTGAGGAACTCATGATGGATGCACTCGGCCTCAGCGAGGAAAGGCGGTGAGTGGCATGCGTGCGGTGGACCCTCGGAACGTGCGACCTTACGGGGATACAATGGGCGATGGCAAGATACAGCTCAGCTTCACCCTACCTCTGAGGTACGGCCCAGAGGCCAAAGAGGCGGCGCGGCAACTCGTCCGCAAAATGGGGATCGAAGACGTCGACGTGGTCATGTCCAGTGACCTGGGTGGGCCGTTCACCTTCTTCGTTGCGTACGGTAGATGCACCCACTCTGTGGATGTGACTGAGCTCACCGTGCCCAAGGTAGAAATGCAGCCTATGGACTTCTTCGCAGTCAACAACCTGATCCGAGAGAAAGTCGGCCGCAGGATCACAGTGGTGGCGGCCTGCACCGGGTCAGACGCTCATACCGTAGGGATTGATGCGATCATCAACATGAAGGGGTACGCCGGGGAATACGGGTTGGAGAGGTACCCGTGGTTTGTCACGTATAACCTCGGAGCCCAAGTGCCCAATGAGACGCTTGTCCAGAAGGCCATCGAGACCGACGCGGATGCAGTCCTGGTGTCGCAGGTAGTCACCCAGAAGAACGTCCACATCGCCAACCTGACCAGACTCGTGGACCTCGTGGAAGCAGAAGGGATCAGGGATGATGTCATACTCATCGCGGGAGGGCCCAGGATAAATCATGAGCTCGCGTTGGAGCTCGGGTTCGATGCCGGGTTCGGTCCGGGCACTCTGCCTTCCCAGGTGGCCGCCTACATCGCTCAGGAGATCGTGAGGAGAGAGCACAGAACCTCGGCGAGGCTGACCGAGGAGCGATAGAGAACCTCGGATAGGAGGGATAGGGCAATGAGCTATGGTGAGGCTGCGGAGGCCGTGATCAGGGTGAGGATGAGTCAGCAGGACGCGCACTACGGAGGAGACCTGGTCGACGGGGCGAGAATACTCGGACTGTTTGGCGACGTCGCAACCGAACTCCTGATCCGCCACGACGGAGACGAAGGGCTCTTCGTTGCCTACGACATGGTGGAGTTCGTCGCTCCAGTGTTCGCCGGGGATTTCATCGAGGCAATCGGGCGAATCACGAGGGTCGGGAACACATCGAGAGCCATGTTCTTCGAGGCGAGGAAGGTCATCGCGGGAAGTCGCGATCCCCTGAATCCATCCTCCGCCCGCGTGCTGACCGAACCTGTGGTAGTCACCCGAGCCAGCGGCACGTGCGTGGTGCCCAAGGATCGGCAGCACCGGGGCAGCCATCCTGAACACACCGAGGCAGCACACGCTGAAGAGACTTTGGGGCCTGAGAGCGGGAGAGGGGGTATGAAGAGTGGATAAACTCATCATCTGCGCCGCCCTAGTTGGGGCGGAGCTGACCCGGAAGGAGACCCCCTACCTTCCGCTCACACCGGTCGAGATAGCCCAGGCGGCGGCGGAAGCGCGGGAAGCGGGCGCCTCCATTGCCCATTTGCACGTGCGCGATGCTCAAGGCCATCCAACCCAGGATACCAGGGTGTTCGAGGAGACCATCGCGGAGATAAGGGAGAGGTGTGACATCATAATCCAGATCTCCACCGGGGGTGCGGTCGGCACTCCCTGGCAGAGACGGATGGACCCACTCGACCTTCGTCCCGAGATGGCCACTCTCACCACCGGCACGGTGAACTTCGGCGATCACGTGTTCATGAATGAGCCCAGGGTGATAGAGGCCTTGGCTTCTCGCATGAAGGAGCTTGACATCAAACCTGAGATAGAATGCTTCGACACTGGGATGATAGCCAACGCCATGAGGCTCGCGAAGAAAGGGCTGATCTCCGAGCCCTATTACTTTGACTTCGTGATGGGTGTGCCCGGAGGAATTCCAGGCACCGTTCGTGATCTGCTCCATTGCGTCGAAAGCCTGCCGCCCGGCACACGGTGGCAAGTGGCCGGGATCGGCCGTGCGGAGCTTCCCCTGGCAACTGCGGCGATCGTACTCGGGGGACACGTGCGTGTGGGGTTTGAAGACAACATCTACTACGCCCGTGGGGTCCTGGCACAAAGCAACGCACAGCTCGTCTCGAGAGTGGTTCGGATAGCCAAAGAGCTTGGGAGGGAGATCGCAACGCCGGACGAGGCCCGTGCGATGCTTGGGATCCCACGAACCGGGAGGTGACACAGGGTGTCGAAGGTGAGAACAGTTGAGCAGGCTCTCGACCCGCTTGAAGACGGCATGACCGTGATGTTCGGGGGCTTTCTCGCGGTCGGGTGTCCAGCCAGACTGGTGGAAGGTATCATCCGAAAGGGCACCAGGAACCTCACTGTCATAGTCAACGACACGGCTTTTCCCGACCGAGGGTATGGCCGGCTGTTTGCGACCAGGCAGGTTAGGAAGGTGATCTGCTGCTATACTGGGTTG contains:
- a CDS encoding cobalamin-dependent protein (Presence of a B(12) (cobalamin)-binding domain implies dependence on cobalamin itself, in one of its several forms, or in some unusual lineages, dependence on a cobalamin-like analog.), producing the protein MRAVDPRNVRPYGDTMGDGKIQLSFTLPLRYGPEAKEAARQLVRKMGIEDVDVVMSSDLGGPFTFFVAYGRCTHSVDVTELTVPKVEMQPMDFFAVNNLIREKVGRRITVVAACTGSDAHTVGIDAIINMKGYAGEYGLERYPWFVTYNLGAQVPNETLVQKAIETDADAVLVSQVVTQKNVHIANLTRLVDLVEAEGIRDDVILIAGGPRINHELALELGFDAGFGPGTLPSQVAAYIAQEIVRREHRTSARLTEER
- a CDS encoding 3-aminobutyryl-CoA ammonia lyase, with amino-acid sequence MSYGEAAEAVIRVRMSQQDAHYGGDLVDGARILGLFGDVATELLIRHDGDEGLFVAYDMVEFVAPVFAGDFIEAIGRITRVGNTSRAMFFEARKVIAGSRDPLNPSSARVLTEPVVVTRASGTCVVPKDRQHRGSHPEHTEAAHAEETLGPESGRGGMKSG
- a CDS encoding 3-keto-5-aminohexanoate cleavage protein, whose amino-acid sequence is MDKLIICAALVGAELTRKETPYLPLTPVEIAQAAAEAREAGASIAHLHVRDAQGHPTQDTRVFEETIAEIRERCDIIIQISTGGAVGTPWQRRMDPLDLRPEMATLTTGTVNFGDHVFMNEPRVIEALASRMKELDIKPEIECFDTGMIANAMRLAKKGLISEPYYFDFVMGVPGGIPGTVRDLLHCVESLPPGTRWQVAGIGRAELPLATAAIVLGGHVRVGFEDNIYYARGVLAQSNAQLVSRVVRIAKELGREIATPDEARAMLGIPRTGR